Genomic segment of Ficedula albicollis isolate OC2 chromosome 3, FicAlb1.5, whole genome shotgun sequence:
ACTCTTTTCCTGAGAGGTGGTTTCAGAAGTAGATTCAGTTGATGGTTCACCTTCTGTTGATTTTTTCACAGACCTCAACTGCACCATTTGCAGCGCTTTGGTGGTTACTAATGGCATCACAGGTCGTGATGAATCTTGCTTGTTGAGTGGCTGTTTCACTGGACTGTAGCAAGAATCCTCCTGGTTGCGTTTCTTAAAAGAATACTGCGGGTATATTGTTGCACCTTTTGTGATTTTGGGATCAAGcggtggtgctggtggtgggaCAGCTAAGGggcaagaaggaggaggaggaagaacagGAGAAGAGAATGAACTGATGGAGGCTTCTTGCGGAAACCATGGGACAGTCTGAGCAAAGGTAGAATTTACACTGGCTTCTGGCGGAGGAGGGGGGAACGTGGGAGAGGCCGACAATGGTGACAGATCCATGAtttctgctggaggaggaggaggaggaggagaaagttCATGGCAATGTGGAGGTGTTGGAAGAGGATGTGCTGGAGGAGGTGCACCAGAATCCACaggagggctcagggcagggtcCAGTTTCTTCACACTCACACTCCCTTCAGTAGATGTATTTGAAGAAAGAGAAGTGGATGACGAAGACATGGAGACTGAAGACAGAAGAGAGGACTTCCTTTCAGGCACTTTTGGCTTCAGCTTGGATTTGCCATTTCCTGATGATGCAGACTTTACAAGTACAGGCACTGGAGTAAGCGCAGTGGGTGTATTGGACTGGCTGGAGTATCCACTCGATGGCGATGTGACTCGATGGGATTTCTCTGGAGAAGCACTCTTTGGTTTGGCCAGTCCACTGGGCACTTGTGGCACAGAAGCCCTTGAGCCATCACTGAAGTGGCTGATGCTGTAATCACTGAGAGCAGATGATGTACTGGCAGAATGGGTCACTGGAGATTTCATTTGGTCATCGACCACTGCAGCATAGTCGCTGCAGTAACCCCACTGGTCAGCATACTCTGACTTTATGCTACTTGTTTCACTCTGGGAAGGGGTGACTGTGCAGATGGAGTACAGGTTTGGAGCAGTGGTGGACATCATGCTGCTGCTTGCACTGACCGAGCTCTGGCTGCGGGAGCGCAGCACCCAGGGATCCTCATAATCACTGCAGGGGCTCTGGGAAGGAGAGCTGCCATTTTTACACTTGAGATTCAGCTGCAGAGAATGCTGGAGGGTGGCAATGAGGGTTTCATCAAGTACCTGTCCATTGGATTGAGTTTTTTTCTTAGGCATCCTTCTGAGTGAGTCTGTTCTGGATGGTGGCAAAGGTGgcttctttgcctttttcagCGAGATGTTTCTTGCAAGGGATTTGTCACCTTGGCCCGAGTGGTCATCCTGaagtttcttctcctttccttcaaaGACATTTATCACGCTGTCTCTGGGGTTCTCAAAACCATTAGTACTGTTGCATGGCATGTCTGACTTCAGTCCAGAGTCCGTATGCATGGAGCCATAAAAGCTGTCGTGGTCCACAGAATACAGGGAAGTAGAATCGTCCCTGACCGACgtcctctccaggctgctgctgctcaggttGCTACCGGGCGTGACACAGCCTGGGGTGCTACAAACCACCTTGCGTGAAGGGGTCTCGCTGTTTTCTGAGGACTTGTATAACcaatgctctgtgctgctcactgctgcctgtgctcgCTCCCCAGAACAGCTGGATTCGCTCCGACCATCGCTGTCCTGGGAAGGGCTTGCTAAAGCAGCAGTGCTCCTAGAGCTGTAGCTCATGCTCTGGGACCCAGCCTCTGCATTCCCAGGAGTGCTTAGAGAGACAGCGGAGTCACCGAGAGAAAGCATCATGACACTGTTAGATGGGATTGTATCTGAAGTCTGGGAGTGACGTGTGGAGCTACTCTCACTCCAGTTACCACTTGAAGAATGGTGATCTTCTTTCCCACTTAttgcactgctggcagcaggattGTCTCTTGGATTTGGAAAGGCAGTGGAGCTGGAAATTTTACTATCCAATGATCCAACACTCTGGGCAGCGTGAATAAGGATAACTTCCGAGGAGGATGACAGTGTTGCATTGGGTATGATGCTCGTTGAGTAAGTGGCATGAGGAGAGACCACACATGCTGGGCTTGAGGACTTCTCGCTATCACAGCTTCTCACCTCTTGGGACTTTGGCCTTGACAGGGTCCCCATCGTGGGATTATTCCTCAGATGCACAACACTATCATCCACTTGCAATTTACTTATCTGGTGGGGTAAAGTGCCAGCAATGTCTTCTGTCTGCCTCGACACCACACTCTGTGTCTGATCCAGGGACTGCAGAGACACTCTTGCACCAACCCGAGGCAAGCTGTGAAAACCTATATCGTTATTTTGGCGAGAAGCAAATATAACTGCAGCAGAATCACTCATCACTGACATGTTTCCAGACGAGCTGGAGAACTGAGACATCTGGGCTGCAATGCCTTGCCCTTTCTGTGCTCGAATTCTTCTCATTGAAGGGGGCACAACTTTAACTTCCTCCGTCTGGCAGCTGGTGTCCTTGGTTTCAGAGCGCTGCATAGCAGAGCGATAGCTGTCCAGTCTCCCTAGCGTGGAACAGTGATCTGGGACATACATTGAATGCCCTCGGAAATCACTTTGGCCAGTACCAACTGCTGgagtcaaaataaaataattatttcttgaagcaaaaattcacatttatcttctcactcatttaaaaaaatcagcaaccCAGCAAACTGCTCG
This window contains:
- the NHSL1 gene encoding NHS-like protein 1 isoform X4, with translation MKKECVSRSFKLKQNPGSLSRAVSWINFSSLSRQTKRLFRSDGELSSMCVQQVDEDDENWTYRSRQRKAVSNLDEESRWTVHYTAPWHQQENVFLPSSRPPCVEDLHRQAKLNLKSVLRECDKLRRDGYRSSQYYSQGPTFSSSSSAICGSYQDDYEEIEQKCPVSSPEEEKLITIKRPKSPATNDLSDINTQTNWTKSLPLPTPEEKMRQQAQAVQTDVVPINVTVGTGQSDFRGHSMYVPDHCSTLGRLDSYRSAMQRSETKDTSCQTEEVKVVPPSMRRIRAQKGQGIAAQMSQFSSSSGNMSVMSDSAAVIFASRQNNDIGFHSLPRVGARVSLQSLDQTQSVVSRQTEDIAGTLPHQISKLQVDDSVVHLRNNPTMGTLSRPKSQEVRSCDSEKSSSPACVVSPHATYSTSIIPNATLSSSSEVILIHAAQSVGSLDSKISSSTAFPNPRDNPAASSAISGKEDHHSSSGNWSESSSTRHSQTSDTIPSNSVMMLSLGDSAVSLSTPGNAEAGSQSMSYSSRSTAALASPSQDSDGRSESSCSGERAQAAVSSTEHWLYKSSENSETPSRKVVCSTPGCVTPGSNLSSSSLERTSVRDDSTSLYSVDHDSFYGSMHTDSGLKSDMPCNSTNGFENPRDSVINVFEGKEKKLQDDHSGQGDKSLARNISLKKAKKPPLPPSRTDSLRRMPKKKTQSNGQVLDETLIATLQHSLQLNLKCKNGSSPSQSPCSDYEDPWVLRSRSQSSVSASSSMMSTTAPNLYSICTVTPSQSETSSIKSEYADQWGYCSDYAAVVDDQMKSPVTHSASTSSALSDYSISHFSDGSRASVPQVPSGLAKPKSASPEKSHRVTSPSSGYSSQSNTPTALTPVPVLVKSASSGNGKSKLKPKVPERKSSLLSSVSMSSSSTSLSSNTSTEGSVSVKKLDPALSPPVDSGAPPPAHPLPTPPHCHELSPPPPPPPAEIMDLSPLSASPTFPPPPPEASVNSTFAQTVPWFPQEASISSFSSPVLPPPPSCPLAVPPPAPPLDPKITKGATIYPQYSFKKRNQEDSCYSPVKQPLNKQDSSRPVMPLVTTKALQMVQLRSVKKSTEGEPSTESTSETTSQEKSTANSSPQSLLKPSLSLKLSSSLGDEETKTQGTSFKNAVQTLSRGSPLILSDNSPVLDSDKKPVSAVGLKKSSEANALGSASDDTPESSVQSEDLPSGMSPQGSPASPDKAQVVLPSKKPPPISKKPKLFLLVPPPQLDLTVEKAAEVSDTARSPTKRDAVLAHSEEARNCLTDGLGSSEMDSGSLVPEGGAAGFTFSETVGANAFVVQPAASPVQEEPRQEEQSAFDEGSSSGSSQDSGSNTDGHLSQENESVEVFESDTANSSFLPSSSYGEETDGVATPARPRTTEDLFAAIHRSKRKVLGRKDSEDDRTRNHSPSPPVTPTGASPNLATLKQAGSIQRSVRKSSTSNDNFKALLLKKGSRCDTSSRMSAAEMLKNTDPRFQRTRTDAAPDLCDGPASCSPSKSKRAQEEWAKSEGLMPRSMSFSGTRYGRSRTPPSAASSKYNVRNRIQSSPMTVISEGDGEVVEQAEGRVRRTLEEQQEGQLDLFNSDEMDMNDFPYAEEAGCKETLDPARVDLMTQPGASRKFLNSSAEES
- the NHSL1 gene encoding NHS-like protein 1 isoform X2, encoding MKKECVSRSFKLKQNPGSLSRAVSWINFSSLSRQTKRLFRSDGELSSMCVQQVDEDDENWTYRSRQRKAVSNLDEESRWTVHYTAPWHQQENVFLPSSRPPCVEDLHRQAKLNLKSVLRECDKLRRDGYRSSQYYSQGPTFSSSSSAICGSYQDDYEEIEQKCPVSSPEEEKLITIKRPKSPATNDLSDINTQTNWTKSLPLPTPEEKMRQQAQAVQTDVVPINVTGENFDRQASIRRSLIYTDTVVRRPKKVKRRKTITGIPDNIQKELVGTGQSDFRGHSMYVPDHCSTLGRLDSYRSAMQRSETKDTSCQTEEVKVVPPSMRRIRAQKGQGIAAQMSQFSSSSGNMSVMSDSAAVIFASRQNNDIGFHSLPRVGARVSLQSLDQTQSVVSRQTEDIAGTLPHQISKLQVDDSVVHLRNNPTMGTLSRPKSQEVRSCDSEKSSSPACVVSPHATYSTSIIPNATLSSSSEVILIHAAQSVGSLDSKISSSTAFPNPRDNPAASSAISGKEDHHSSSGNWSESSSTRHSQTSDTIPSNSVMMLSLGDSAVSLSTPGNAEAGSQSMSYSSRSTAALASPSQDSDGRSESSCSGERAQAAVSSTEHWLYKSSENSETPSRKVVCSTPGCVTPGSNLSSSSLERTSVRDDSTSLYSVDHDSFYGSMHTDSGLKSDMPCNSTNGFENPRDSVINVFEGKEKKLQDDHSGQGDKSLARNISLKKAKKPPLPPSRTDSLRRMPKKKTQSNGQVLDETLIATLQHSLQLNLKCKNGSSPSQSPCSDYEDPWVLRSRSQSSVSASSSMMSTTAPNLYSICTVTPSQSETSSIKSEYADQWGYCSDYAAVVDDQMKSPVTHSASTSSALSDYSISHFSDGSRASVPQVPSGLAKPKSASPEKSHRVTSPSSGYSSQSNTPTALTPVPVLVKSASSGNGKSKLKPKVPERKSSLLSSVSMSSSSTSLSSNTSTEGSVSVKKLDPALSPPVDSGAPPPAHPLPTPPHCHELSPPPPPPPAEIMDLSPLSASPTFPPPPPEASVNSTFAQTVPWFPQEASISSFSSPVLPPPPSCPLAVPPPAPPLDPKITKGATIYPQYSFKKRNQEDSCYSPVKQPLNKQDSSRPVMPLVTTKALQMVQLRSVKKSTEGEPSTESTSETTSQEKSTANSSPQSLLKPSLSLKLSSSLGDEETKTQGTSFKNAVQTLSRGSPLILSDNSPVLDSDKKPVSAVGLKKSSEANALGSASDDTPESSVQSEDLPSGMSPQGSPASPDKAQVVLPSKKPPPISKKPKLFLLVPPPQLDLTVEKAAEVSDTARSPTKRDAVLAHSEEARNCLTDGLGSSEMDSGSLVPEGGAAGFTFSETVGANAFVVQPAASPVQEEPRQEEQSAFDEGSSSGSSQDSGSNTDGHLSQENESVEVFESDTANSSFLPSSSYGEETDGVATPARPRTTEDLFAAIHRSKRKVLGRKDSEDDRTRNHSPSPPVTPTGASPNLATLKQAGSIQRSVRKSSTSNDNFKALLLKKGSRCDTSSRMSAAEMLKNTDPRFQRTRTDAAPDLCDGPASCSPSKSKRAQEEWAKSEGLMPRSMSFSGTRYGRSRTPPSAASSKYNVRNRIQSSPMTVISEGDGEVVEQAEGRVRRTLEEQQEGQLDLFNSDEMDMNDFPYAEEAGCKETLDPARVDLMTQPGASRKFLNSSAEES
- the NHSL1 gene encoding NHS-like protein 1 isoform X5, which produces MVVFINTKLKSLMKLFKRKTVSNLDEESRWTVHYTAPWHQQENVFLPSSRPPCVEDLHRQAKLNLKSVLRECDKLRRDGYRSSQYYSQGPTFSSSSSAICGSYQDDYEEIEQKCPVSSPEEEKLITIKRPKSPATNDLSDINTQTNWTKSLPLPTPEEKMRQQAQAVQTDVVPINVTGENFDRQASIRRSLIYTDTVVRRPKKVKRRKTITGIPDNIQKELAVGTGQSDFRGHSMYVPDHCSTLGRLDSYRSAMQRSETKDTSCQTEEVKVVPPSMRRIRAQKGQGIAAQMSQFSSSSGNMSVMSDSAAVIFASRQNNDIGFHSLPRVGARVSLQSLDQTQSVVSRQTEDIAGTLPHQISKLQVDDSVVHLRNNPTMGTLSRPKSQEVRSCDSEKSSSPACVVSPHATYSTSIIPNATLSSSSEVILIHAAQSVGSLDSKISSSTAFPNPRDNPAASSAISGKEDHHSSSGNWSESSSTRHSQTSDTIPSNSVMMLSLGDSAVSLSTPGNAEAGSQSMSYSSRSTAALASPSQDSDGRSESSCSGERAQAAVSSTEHWLYKSSENSETPSRKVVCSTPGCVTPGSNLSSSSLERTSVRDDSTSLYSVDHDSFYGSMHTDSGLKSDMPCNSTNGFENPRDSVINVFEGKEKKLQDDHSGQGDKSLARNISLKKAKKPPLPPSRTDSLRRMPKKKTQSNGQVLDETLIATLQHSLQLNLKCKNGSSPSQSPCSDYEDPWVLRSRSQSSVSASSSMMSTTAPNLYSICTVTPSQSETSSIKSEYADQWGYCSDYAAVVDDQMKSPVTHSASTSSALSDYSISHFSDGSRASVPQVPSGLAKPKSASPEKSHRVTSPSSGYSSQSNTPTALTPVPVLVKSASSGNGKSKLKPKVPERKSSLLSSVSMSSSSTSLSSNTSTEGSVSVKKLDPALSPPVDSGAPPPAHPLPTPPHCHELSPPPPPPPAEIMDLSPLSASPTFPPPPPEASVNSTFAQTVPWFPQEASISSFSSPVLPPPPSCPLAVPPPAPPLDPKITKGATIYPQYSFKKRNQEDSCYSPVKQPLNKQDSSRPVMPLVTTKALQMVQLRSVKKSTEGEPSTESTSETTSQEKSTANSSPQSLLKPSLSLKLSSSLGDEETKTQGTSFKNAVQTLSRGSPLILSDNSPVLDSDKKPVSAVGLKKSSEANALGSASDDTPESSVQSEDLPSGMSPQGSPASPDKAQVVLPSKKPPPISKKPKLFLLVPPPQLDLTVEKAAEVSDTARSPTKRDAVLAHSEEARNCLTDGLGSSEMDSGSLVPEGGAAGFTFSETVGANAFVVQPAASPVQEEPRQEEQSAFDEGSSSGSSQDSGSNTDGHLSQENESVEVFESDTANSSFLPSSSYGEETDGVATPARPRTTEDLFAAIHRSKRKVLGRKDSEDDRTRNHSPSPPVTPTGASPNLATLKQAGSIQRSVRKSSTSNDNFKALLLKKGSRCDTSSRMSAAEMLKNTDPRFQRTRTDAAPDLCDGPASCSPSKSKRAQEEWAKSEGLMPRSMSFSGTRYGRSRTPPSAASSKYNVRNRIQSSPMTVISEGDGEVVEQAEGRVRRTLEEQQEGQLDLFNSDEMDMNDFPYAEEAGCKETLDPARVDLMTQPGASRKFLNSSAEES
- the NHSL1 gene encoding NHS-like protein 1 isoform X3 is translated as MKKECVSRSFKLKQNPGSLSRAVSWINFSSLSRQTKRLFRSDGELSSMCVQQVDEDDENWTYRSRQRKAVSNLDEESRWTVHYTAPWHQQENVFLPSSRPPCVEDLHRQAKLNLKSVLRECDKLRRDGYRSSQYYSQGPTFSSSSSAICGSYQDDYEEIEQKCPVSSPEEEKLITIKRPKSPATNDLSDINTQTNWTKSLPLPTPEEKMRQQAQAVQTDVVPINVTAVGTGQSDFRGHSMYVPDHCSTLGRLDSYRSAMQRSETKDTSCQTEEVKVVPPSMRRIRAQKGQGIAAQMSQFSSSSGNMSVMSDSAAVIFASRQNNDIGFHSLPRVGARVSLQSLDQTQSVVSRQTEDIAGTLPHQISKLQVDDSVVHLRNNPTMGTLSRPKSQEVRSCDSEKSSSPACVVSPHATYSTSIIPNATLSSSSEVILIHAAQSVGSLDSKISSSTAFPNPRDNPAASSAISGKEDHHSSSGNWSESSSTRHSQTSDTIPSNSVMMLSLGDSAVSLSTPGNAEAGSQSMSYSSRSTAALASPSQDSDGRSESSCSGERAQAAVSSTEHWLYKSSENSETPSRKVVCSTPGCVTPGSNLSSSSLERTSVRDDSTSLYSVDHDSFYGSMHTDSGLKSDMPCNSTNGFENPRDSVINVFEGKEKKLQDDHSGQGDKSLARNISLKKAKKPPLPPSRTDSLRRMPKKKTQSNGQVLDETLIATLQHSLQLNLKCKNGSSPSQSPCSDYEDPWVLRSRSQSSVSASSSMMSTTAPNLYSICTVTPSQSETSSIKSEYADQWGYCSDYAAVVDDQMKSPVTHSASTSSALSDYSISHFSDGSRASVPQVPSGLAKPKSASPEKSHRVTSPSSGYSSQSNTPTALTPVPVLVKSASSGNGKSKLKPKVPERKSSLLSSVSMSSSSTSLSSNTSTEGSVSVKKLDPALSPPVDSGAPPPAHPLPTPPHCHELSPPPPPPPAEIMDLSPLSASPTFPPPPPEASVNSTFAQTVPWFPQEASISSFSSPVLPPPPSCPLAVPPPAPPLDPKITKGATIYPQYSFKKRNQEDSCYSPVKQPLNKQDSSRPVMPLVTTKALQMVQLRSVKKSTEGEPSTESTSETTSQEKSTANSSPQSLLKPSLSLKLSSSLGDEETKTQGTSFKNAVQTLSRGSPLILSDNSPVLDSDKKPVSAVGLKKSSEANALGSASDDTPESSVQSEDLPSGMSPQGSPASPDKAQVVLPSKKPPPISKKPKLFLLVPPPQLDLTVEKAAEVSDTARSPTKRDAVLAHSEEARNCLTDGLGSSEMDSGSLVPEGGAAGFTFSETVGANAFVVQPAASPVQEEPRQEEQSAFDEGSSSGSSQDSGSNTDGHLSQENESVEVFESDTANSSFLPSSSYGEETDGVATPARPRTTEDLFAAIHRSKRKVLGRKDSEDDRTRNHSPSPPVTPTGASPNLATLKQAGSIQRSVRKSSTSNDNFKALLLKKGSRCDTSSRMSAAEMLKNTDPRFQRTRTDAAPDLCDGPASCSPSKSKRAQEEWAKSEGLMPRSMSFSGTRYGRSRTPPSAASSKYNVRNRIQSSPMTVISEGDGEVVEQAEGRVRRTLEEQQEGQLDLFNSDEMDMNDFPYAEEAGCKETLDPARVDLMTQPGASRKFLNSSAEES
- the NHSL1 gene encoding NHS-like protein 1 isoform X1 — encoded protein: MKKECVSRSFKLKQNPGSLSRAVSWINFSSLSRQTKRLFRSDGELSSMCVQQVDEDDENWTYRSRQRKAVSNLDEESRWTVHYTAPWHQQENVFLPSSRPPCVEDLHRQAKLNLKSVLRECDKLRRDGYRSSQYYSQGPTFSSSSSAICGSYQDDYEEIEQKCPVSSPEEEKLITIKRPKSPATNDLSDINTQTNWTKSLPLPTPEEKMRQQAQAVQTDVVPINVTGENFDRQASIRRSLIYTDTVVRRPKKVKRRKTITGIPDNIQKELAVGTGQSDFRGHSMYVPDHCSTLGRLDSYRSAMQRSETKDTSCQTEEVKVVPPSMRRIRAQKGQGIAAQMSQFSSSSGNMSVMSDSAAVIFASRQNNDIGFHSLPRVGARVSLQSLDQTQSVVSRQTEDIAGTLPHQISKLQVDDSVVHLRNNPTMGTLSRPKSQEVRSCDSEKSSSPACVVSPHATYSTSIIPNATLSSSSEVILIHAAQSVGSLDSKISSSTAFPNPRDNPAASSAISGKEDHHSSSGNWSESSSTRHSQTSDTIPSNSVMMLSLGDSAVSLSTPGNAEAGSQSMSYSSRSTAALASPSQDSDGRSESSCSGERAQAAVSSTEHWLYKSSENSETPSRKVVCSTPGCVTPGSNLSSSSLERTSVRDDSTSLYSVDHDSFYGSMHTDSGLKSDMPCNSTNGFENPRDSVINVFEGKEKKLQDDHSGQGDKSLARNISLKKAKKPPLPPSRTDSLRRMPKKKTQSNGQVLDETLIATLQHSLQLNLKCKNGSSPSQSPCSDYEDPWVLRSRSQSSVSASSSMMSTTAPNLYSICTVTPSQSETSSIKSEYADQWGYCSDYAAVVDDQMKSPVTHSASTSSALSDYSISHFSDGSRASVPQVPSGLAKPKSASPEKSHRVTSPSSGYSSQSNTPTALTPVPVLVKSASSGNGKSKLKPKVPERKSSLLSSVSMSSSSTSLSSNTSTEGSVSVKKLDPALSPPVDSGAPPPAHPLPTPPHCHELSPPPPPPPAEIMDLSPLSASPTFPPPPPEASVNSTFAQTVPWFPQEASISSFSSPVLPPPPSCPLAVPPPAPPLDPKITKGATIYPQYSFKKRNQEDSCYSPVKQPLNKQDSSRPVMPLVTTKALQMVQLRSVKKSTEGEPSTESTSETTSQEKSTANSSPQSLLKPSLSLKLSSSLGDEETKTQGTSFKNAVQTLSRGSPLILSDNSPVLDSDKKPVSAVGLKKSSEANALGSASDDTPESSVQSEDLPSGMSPQGSPASPDKAQVVLPSKKPPPISKKPKLFLLVPPPQLDLTVEKAAEVSDTARSPTKRDAVLAHSEEARNCLTDGLGSSEMDSGSLVPEGGAAGFTFSETVGANAFVVQPAASPVQEEPRQEEQSAFDEGSSSGSSQDSGSNTDGHLSQENESVEVFESDTANSSFLPSSSYGEETDGVATPARPRTTEDLFAAIHRSKRKVLGRKDSEDDRTRNHSPSPPVTPTGASPNLATLKQAGSIQRSVRKSSTSNDNFKALLLKKGSRCDTSSRMSAAEMLKNTDPRFQRTRTDAAPDLCDGPASCSPSKSKRAQEEWAKSEGLMPRSMSFSGTRYGRSRTPPSAASSKYNVRNRIQSSPMTVISEGDGEVVEQAEGRVRRTLEEQQEGQLDLFNSDEMDMNDFPYAEEAGCKETLDPARVDLMTQPGASRKFLNSSAEES
- the NHSL1 gene encoding NHS-like protein 1 isoform X6 gives rise to the protein MLMHECDKLRRDGYRSSQYYSQGPTFSSSSSAICGSYQDDYEEIEQKCPVSSPEEEKLITIKRPKSPATNDLSDINTQTNWTKSLPLPTPEEKMRQQAQAVQTDVVPINVTGENFDRQASIRRSLIYTDTVVRRPKKVKRRKTITGIPDNIQKELAVGTGQSDFRGHSMYVPDHCSTLGRLDSYRSAMQRSETKDTSCQTEEVKVVPPSMRRIRAQKGQGIAAQMSQFSSSSGNMSVMSDSAAVIFASRQNNDIGFHSLPRVGARVSLQSLDQTQSVVSRQTEDIAGTLPHQISKLQVDDSVVHLRNNPTMGTLSRPKSQEVRSCDSEKSSSPACVVSPHATYSTSIIPNATLSSSSEVILIHAAQSVGSLDSKISSSTAFPNPRDNPAASSAISGKEDHHSSSGNWSESSSTRHSQTSDTIPSNSVMMLSLGDSAVSLSTPGNAEAGSQSMSYSSRSTAALASPSQDSDGRSESSCSGERAQAAVSSTEHWLYKSSENSETPSRKVVCSTPGCVTPGSNLSSSSLERTSVRDDSTSLYSVDHDSFYGSMHTDSGLKSDMPCNSTNGFENPRDSVINVFEGKEKKLQDDHSGQGDKSLARNISLKKAKKPPLPPSRTDSLRRMPKKKTQSNGQVLDETLIATLQHSLQLNLKCKNGSSPSQSPCSDYEDPWVLRSRSQSSVSASSSMMSTTAPNLYSICTVTPSQSETSSIKSEYADQWGYCSDYAAVVDDQMKSPVTHSASTSSALSDYSISHFSDGSRASVPQVPSGLAKPKSASPEKSHRVTSPSSGYSSQSNTPTALTPVPVLVKSASSGNGKSKLKPKVPERKSSLLSSVSMSSSSTSLSSNTSTEGSVSVKKLDPALSPPVDSGAPPPAHPLPTPPHCHELSPPPPPPPAEIMDLSPLSASPTFPPPPPEASVNSTFAQTVPWFPQEASISSFSSPVLPPPPSCPLAVPPPAPPLDPKITKGATIYPQYSFKKRNQEDSCYSPVKQPLNKQDSSRPVMPLVTTKALQMVQLRSVKKSTEGEPSTESTSETTSQEKSTANSSPQSLLKPSLSLKLSSSLGDEETKTQGTSFKNAVQTLSRGSPLILSDNSPVLDSDKKPVSAVGLKKSSEANALGSASDDTPESSVQSEDLPSGMSPQGSPASPDKAQVVLPSKKPPPISKKPKLFLLVPPPQLDLTVEKAAEVSDTARSPTKRDAVLAHSEEARNCLTDGLGSSEMDSGSLVPEGGAAGFTFSETVGANAFVVQPAASPVQEEPRQEEQSAFDEGSSSGSSQDSGSNTDGHLSQENESVEVFESDTANSSFLPSSSYGEETDGVATPARPRTTEDLFAAIHRSKRKVLGRKDSEDDRTRNHSPSPPVTPTGASPNLATLKQAGSIQRSVRKSSTSNDNFKALLLKKGSRCDTSSRMSAAEMLKNTDPRFQRTRTDAAPDLCDGPASCSPSKSKRAQEEWAKSEGLMPRSMSFSGTRYGRSRTPPSAASSKYNVRNRIQSSPMTVISEGDGEVVEQAEGRVRRTLEEQQEGQLDLFNSDEMDMNDFPYAEEAGCKETLDPARVDLMTQPGASRKFLNSSAEES
- the NHSL1 gene encoding NHS-like protein 1 isoform X7, whose translation is MKKECVSRSFKLKQNPGSLSRAVSWINFSSLSRQTKRLFRSDGELSSMCVQQVDEDDENWTYRSRQRKAVSNLDEESRWTVHYTAPWHQQENVFLPSSRPPCVEDLHRQAKLNLKSVLRECDKLRRDGYRSSQYYSQGPTFSSSSSAICGSYQDDYEEIEQKCPVSSPEEEKLITIKRPKSPATNDLSDINTQTNWTKSLPLPTPEEKMRQQAQAVQTDVVPINVTGENFDRQASIRRSLIYTDTVVRRPKKVKRRKTITGIPDNIQKELAVGTGQSDFRGHSMYVPDHCSTLGRLDSYRSAMQRSETKDTSCQTEEVKVVPPSMRRIRAQKGQGIAAQMSQFSSSSGNMSVMSDSAAVIFASRQNNDIGFHSLPRVGARVSLQSLDQTQSVVSRQTEDIAGTLPHQISKLQVDDSVVHLRNNPTMGTLSRPKSQEVRSCDSEKSSSPACVVSPHATYSTSIIPNATLSSSSEVILIHAAQSVGSLDSKISSSTAFPNPRDNPAASSAISGKEDHHSSSGNWSESSSTRHSQTSDTIPSNSVMMLSLGDSAVSLSTPGNAEAGSQSMSYSSRSTAALASPSQDSDGRSESSCSGERAQAAVSSTEHWLYKSSENSETPSRKVVCSTPGCVTPGSNLSSSSLERTSVRDDSTSLYSVDHDSFYGSMHTDSGLKSDMPCNSTNGFENPRDSVINVFEGKEKKLQDDHSGQGDKSLARNISLKKAKKPPLPPSRTDSLRRMPKKKTQSNGQVLDETLIATLQHSLQLNLKCKNGSSPSQSPCSDYEDPWVLRSRSQSSVSASSSMMSTTAPNLYSICTVTPSQSETSSIKSEYADQWGYCSDYAAVVDDQMKSPVTHSASTSSALSDYSISHFSDGSRASVPQVPSGLAKPKSASPEKSHRVTSPSSGYSSQSNTPTALTPVPVLVKSASSGNGKSKLKPKVPERKSSLLSSVSMSSSSTSLSSNTSTEGSVSVKKLDPALSPPVDSGAPPPAHPLPTPPHCHELSPPPPPPPAEIMDLSPLSASPTFPPPPPEASVNSTFAQTVPWFPQEASISSFSSPVLPPPPSCPLAVPPPAPPLDPKITKGATIYPQYSFKKRNQEDSCYSPVKQPLNKQDSSRPVMPLVTTKALQMVQLRSVKKSTEGEPSTESTSETTSQEKSTANSSPQSLLKPSLSLKLSSSLGDEETKTQGTSFKNAVQTLSRGSPLILSDNSPVLDSDKKPVSAVGLKKSSEANALGSASDDTPESSVQSEDLPSGMSPQGSPASPDKAQVVLPSKKPPPISKKPKLFLLVPPPQLDLTVEKAAEVSDTARSPTKRDAVLAHSEEARNCLTDGLGSSEMDSGSLVPEGGAAGFTFSETVGANAFVVQPAASPVQEEPRQEEQSAFDEGSSSGSSQDSGSNTDGHLSQENESVEVFESDTANSSFLPSSSYGEETDGVATPARPRTTEDLFAAIHSLGQRLNANASWQAWLKLIQKESPWP